TTTCACTCTGTCCTAACAGAAAGGGAAAGTGGATTTGGCGGTGTCATATTGATGCGAGTGTGCCAAATCGTAACATATGGAGGATGCTTCGCCGCTTTGTTTCAGAATATGATGCGTCCATCTTTTCTCTTGCTGATTTTACTCAGCGTTTACCTCACCCCCAATACCTTATCCCACCGAGCATAGACCCTCTTAGCGAGAAAAACATTGTTCTTTCGGAAAGAGAGATCGATGAGACGTGTCTTCGTTTCAATTTAGATAGAGAACGGCCTCTTGTAGTGCAGGTGTCCCGGTTCGATGTTTTTAAAGATCCTATTGGTGTGATAAAAAGTTACAGGATGGCGAGGAAACATGCGGACATGCAGATTGTCCTTGCAGGAGGGGGTGCCGCCGATGACCCGGAAGGTGCCGCGATTTTAGAGCAGGTCAAAAATGCTGCTTCTGACGATCCTGATATCCACGTCATCGAGCTTCCTTCTAATGCTCACAGAACGATCAATGGGTTACAGTCTGCCGCAGACATAATAATGCAGAAATCAACCAAAGAAGGTTTCGGTCTTACAGTGACTGAGGGAATGTGGAAATACAAGCCTGTAATCGGAGGCGATGTAGGTGGTATCCGTCTTCAGATCATTAACCGTTTTAACGGATTCAGGGTTCAGACCCCGGAAGGGGCGGCATTGAGATTGAGATATCTTTTAGCTTGGGGGCGGCAACGGAAACGGATGGGACAGAATGCCCATAAATATGTGCGAGAGAACTTCCTTATCACAACTCATTTGCGTACAGTTCTTGCTCTTATGATCAATCTCTCTCAAAATGGTGGTGAGGATCTGGAGGCACAGATGTCACAAAAACTATAATTTTTCTTTACAAGAGCCTAGCAACAATCTGATTGTAGAGAGGAAGGGAGAAGAGTGGCAGATAAAGAGCGCATGATCGTTGTTTCGAACCGTCTGCCCATTATCCTTAAAAAGAGAAAACAGAAGTGGAGTGTGGAACCGGGAGCGGGAGGGCTTGTTACGGCTCTTTCCCCTGTACTGAAAGACCGTGGCGGCATGTGGATTGGATGGCCTGGCACAAGAGGGAGGATCAACCTAAGCGGGTTGCGTAAGATCCTGGGGCCCATATCAGAAGAAACGGGTTTTCGCATAGTGCCGATCTTGCTGGAAAATGGTGAAATTGACAACTATTACTATGGATTCTCAAATTCTATTATTTGGCCTCTTTTTCATGATTTAGAGGCTCTTTGCCGTTTTCAGCCCCAATACTGGGAGGCATATGTAAGGGTTAGCGATAAGTTTGCAGCTGTTATCGCAAAGCATTCAACGGAAAAAGATATCATATGGGTCAATGATTACCAGCTTATACTGCTGGCGGGCAGCCTTGAGCGTCTGGGCGTTAAGCGCCATTGTGTGTTTTTTCTTCATATCCCCTTCCCGTCACCAGACCTTTTTATTAAACTTCCGTGGAGGAAACAAATTATTGATGAGTTGCTACGGTTTTCTTTTCTCTGCTTCCAAACTCATCGAGATAGAAGAAATTTTATAGATTGCGCCAGGTCTTTTTACCCTGCCTGTAGGGTTGTAGGACGTGGAGCTATTGTAGAGCTGGAAATAAAGGGGCACACTATACAGATAGGAAGTTTGCCCATCAGCATTGATTATAAAAGATTTCGTTCGATGGCTTCAGCGAAAGAGGCGGCCCTTCGCTCTCGAGAGATCCGTAAGGATATTACAGCCGACTTTCTTGTCCTTGGCATCGATCGCCTTGATTACACAAAGGGAATCCCAGAAAAATTGAGAGCTTTTGCCAGAGCTCTCGAAAAATACCCCCATCTCCAGGGAAAGATATCTCTTTTTCAACTGATCATTCCCAGTCGGGAAGGGGTGGCGGAATACGGTGCTCTGCGAGATGAAATTCAGAAACTTATCAGTGAAATAAATGGCCGATTCTCAACCACTGCTTGGGTGCCCATACTTTACCGCTATGGTACAGTGGATCAAAAGGAATTAGTAGCTATGTATCGGGCTGCTGACGCGGGTTTTGTAAGTTCTCTCAAAGATGGCATGAATCTTGTGTGCAAAGAATACTGCGCTTGTCAGACAGATTATAAGGGAGTTTTGATTTTGAGCGAATTTGCAGGAGCGGCCTATCAGCTCAGGAGCGGGGCTATCCTTATTAATCCTTACGATGTGGAAGCGACGGCAGATGCTCTTTATTACTCGATTTTTATGAAAGAAGAAGAAAAAAAGAATCGCATGAGGCGGATGTGCAAGTCTATTAGAGAACGAGACGTTTACTGGTGGGTCAATAATTTTCTGCGGGCAGCGGCGGGAAAAGAGCTTAAGGATTTTCCTGAAGCAGAACTTCCAGAGTTTTGGCCGGGCTTAAGAAAAAAGGTTTTTGTATTTAAAGACAAAAAAGGCGGTGAAAACGATGGCGTTAAAAGAGAATGAGGCAATTCGGGCTATTTTAGGAAGGAGAAGCATTCGGCGTTTTGAAGAAAAAGCAGTAGAAAAAGAGAAGATAGAGCTTCTGGTTGAATGTGGATCAGCGGCTCCCAGTGCAGCAAATAGCCGCCCTTGCCACTTTATAGTTGTTACTGATAGAGACCTTCTCAATCGTCTCGGGGAAGACCATCCTTATGGCAAAATGCTTTTTGAAGCTCCCCTTGGAATTGTTGTGTGCGGCAACCCTGAGAAAAGCGACTTTGCCCGTCGTTATTGGGAAGAAGACTGTTCTGCCGCAATGCAAAATATTCTTATAGCTGCTCATGCTATCGGTCTTGATGGAGTATGGTTAGGCGTTCGCCATGCCGAAGGGTGCGAAGAGGCAGTTCGTAAAATCATCTCGATTCCAGAGCATATAGCAGTATTGGGCATAGCGGCTATTGGATATGGAAAAGAGAAAAAAGAGCCCCACAAGGGAATCGACGAAGGGACCCTGCATCTTAACAGATGGTAGGGTGGACACAAAAAAGAAAAAGTAAAAAAATTTAACAATGAAAGAGGCGAAAGGTGATGGACAAGCGTGAACATCCGGTAATTAAGGCTATCCTCGGACGAAGAAGCATTCGAAAATTTACAACAGCTCCTGTAGAAAAGGAAATTATAGATATTTTGCTTGAGTGCGCTTTTGCGGCTCCAAGTGCCCATAACCAGCGTCCATGCCATTTTATTGTTATTCAGGAGAGAAATATTCTTAATAGGCTAGCGGCGGCCCATGATTCAGGAAAAATGTTGGCTCAGGCTCCTCTTGCCATTGCCGTATGTGCAGACACATCATTCTATCCAAAAGAAGATCTGGCATGGATGGAAGATGCAGCGGCGGCTCTTGAAAACATCCTTCTAGGTGCACGGGCCTTTGGTATCGAGGGAGTCTGGCTGAAGGTCATGGGCCGTCATCCCAGAGAAGAACGGGTTTGCCCAATCCTGGAGGTTCCAGACCACATTAAGGTGACAGGTATAGCGGCCCTTGGATATCCAGCAGAAGAAAAGGCCCCCCATAAAGGGATAAACGACAAAGCCCTCCACAAAGAGAGATGGTAAAATAGTAAAATTGCAGGCTTGATAGGGAGAGGGTGGCTTTAAAGCCCCTCTCCCTTTTTTAGGTAATGTTTCTTTGAACGTGTTAAAATACTATAGTTTGTCACGTATTTAAATTGTCTTTTTGGAATTTATTCTGGAGGTAGGATCTATATGGAAGAGAAAAAAGGCGAGCCCCTTTTTGGCAAAGTAGTTCCTCTCCCTTTGGTGGAGGAGATAAAACATAGTTATCTAGACTATGCTATGAGCGTTATAGTGGGGCGAGCTCTCCCAGATGCCCGTGACGGGCTAAAACCAGTACAAAGAAGGATACTCTATGCCATGATGGAGCTTGGCCTTCGTCATAATACGGCATATAAAAAGTCGGCCCGTGTGGTTGGTGAAACCATGGGTAAATACCACCCTCACGGAGACTCGGCTATTTATGACACTATGGTTCGTATGGCTCAGGACTTTAGTATGCGCTACCCTCTCGTCGATGGCCAGGGGAACTTCGGTTCTATTGACGGAGACCCGGCAGCCGCAATGCGTTACACTGAGGCTCGGCTTTATGAGATCGGCGAGCTCATGCTGGCTGACATAGATCAGGACACTGTAGATTGGGGGCCAAACTTTGATGAGTCCCTTCAGGAGCCCCTTTGTCTGCCGGCGATGTTGCCCAACCTTCTTATCAACGGTAGTTCCGGTATTGCTGTTGGAATGGCTACAAATATTCCTCCTCATAACCTTGTGGAGGTTGTGGATGCCCTTTGCTACCTTATCGATACAGAGCCGGAGCAGGTTGATATAGGTGAAATTCTGTTTCGTATGCCTGGTCCTGATTTTCCAACGGGAGGTCTTATTCTTGGCCGGGATGGCATAATAGATGCCTATCGCACAGGGCGTGGCAAGATCACTATGCGGGGAAGAACCCACATAGAAGAGGGAAAAAGAGGAAAGACGTTCATCGTTATCACCGAAATCCCTTACATGGTGAACAAGACCAATCTTATAGAAACCATAGCTAAGAATGTCCAGGACAAAACTATTGACGGGGTTATGGATTTACGAGACGAATCTGATCGAGAAGGCCTTCGGATTGTTATAGAGGTGAACCGTGATACAGACCCCAATTTGGTTTTGAGACAGCTTTATCGCCGGACTCAGCTCCAGAGTACTTTTGGTGTCATTAATCTAGCGCTGATTGACGGGTATCCCAAAGAACTTTCTATTGAGGAAATGCTCAATATTTTCCTCAATCACAGACGAAGCGTGGTCAGAAGAAGAACCCAGTTCCGTCTGGAAAAAGCTGAGGCCAGGGCTCATATAGTGGAAGGTCTTGTAAAAGCCCTTGACATCATTGATGAAGTTATTGCCCTGATTAGAGGATCTGCAACAACTGAAGAGGCCAAAGAAGGGCTTATTTCGAAATTGGACTTTTCCGAAGCGCAGGCTCAAGCCATTCTAGAAATGCGCTTGCAGCGTCTAACAGGCCTTGAAAGAGAAAAACTTGAAGCTGAACTGGCTCAACTTCTTTCTGACATCGAGCGTTACCAGACAATTCTCGGAAATCCTAAAGTCCTTGATTCCGTTATCAAAGAAGAATTGCTTGAAGTAAAAAGACGTTTTGGAAATGAAAGGAAAACTGAAATCATTGATGCCGTTGAGGATGTTTCTATTGAAGACCTCATTCCAGAAAGCGACATTGTGGTTGTATTATCCAGAGATGGTTATTTAAGGCGAAAGGATCTTCAGGAATATACGCTGCAGGGAAGGGGAGGCAAAGGAAGAAAAGGCACAGCCCTTCAGGAAGAAGACGAGGTTGCACTGGTAGCGGTGACAAGCACCCATAGGGATATCTATCTCTTCACATCGAAGGGGCGGGTTCTTGCCCTTAAAGGCTATGTGATCCCCGAATCGAAGACTGGACGAGGCAAACTCATAAACCGCTTTGTGGCCCTAGAAGAAGGGGAGCGGGTTGTGACCATGCATGGGCGGGCGGTAGACGGAGCTAAATATGCTTTCTTTATTACCCTGAGGGGAACCGCGAAACGACTTGATCTGTCTGAGCTTGAAAATTTAACCCGTGCAGGACGCAGAGTCATGGGCCTTGACGAAGGAGACGAAATTTCCCAGATAGTGCTGACTTCAGGGGACGACCATTTGCTTATAGTAACGGCCCAGGGACAGGCCCTACGTACCCATGAATCGGAATTCCGCCCCATGGGGCGAACAGCGAGAGGTGTAAGGGGGATTCGCCTTCGGAAAAATGATTATGTTATAGGGTGCGATGTGGTGGCAAATGGTCGCTGGCCTCTGTTGCTGAGCGAAAATGGATTTGGGAAACGGACGAAATACGATGAGTTTTCTCTTCGCCATCGTGGCGGTAGTGGAGTTATTGTCATGAACCTCAGCGATAGGACAGGTTTGATCGTAGGTTGCTGGAGCGTTGCGGAAGGGGATGAAATCGTAGCGATAACAAGTCGCGGACGTATGATTCGTCTGGCTGTATCGGAATCCCCGGTCTTAGGAAGAACGGCAATGGGCAGCATAATGATGAGGCTTGACGAGGGGGACACCGTTGCTACTGCAAGCGTTGTAAGCACTGAAGATGGAGAAGACGATTAATGATCGCTCGTGACGGCTGGCCTCTTATTATTTTTGTTGCTTTTTTAACAGGAGGGAGCATGTTCATCTCCCCCTGGATGGCAGCTATCATGAGTGTCTTTCTTGCTATTGTAGTTTGGTTCTTTCGAGATCCTGAACGAGAATTGCCAGTGGATCCTGAGGTTTGGGTTTCTCCTGCAGATGGCAAAGTGGTAGAGATAGAAAAGGCAAGCTGTTCATATGTGGGAGAAGCGATAAAGGTTGGCATATTCATGTCCCCCTTTGACGTGCACGTGAATAGAGTTCCCTACGATGGGATAGTAGATTATCTGGAGTATGTGCCAGGTAAAAAGTGGATGGCTTTTGCCCCGAAGGCTTCTGAAGAGAATGAGAGAATGCTCGTAGGGCTTGAAACAGCTCATGGCCGGATTCTTCTGGTGCAGATCGCTGGGTTTTTAGCGAGGCGGATTGTCTGCCGTCTTAAAAAGGGGGACAGGCTCTGTCGCGGTCAGCGTTTTGGGATGATAAAATTAGGGTCTAAAGTTGACGTCTACCTGCCTTTGAGTGTAAAGTGCTCTGTAACCATCGATCAGAAAGTGAAGGCTGGTAAATCTGTTTTGGGAGTGACGGCGAGTCATGAGAAAAAAAATAGGTAAAAGGCATCTCTCCTTTCGAGAGATAGCTCCTAACATGGTAACAAGTGGAAATTTGCTGTGCGGCATGCTATCGCTGATCCTCACTTTTCATGGGCGTTTTCTTCCCGCTGCCTGGTTAATCTTTTTTGCGGTCTTTTTTGATTTTATGGACGGCAAAGTTGCTCGAAGTCTTGGAGGCGGAACTCAGTTTGGACTGGAATATGACAGTCTTGCCGATGTGGTAAGCTTCGGCGTGGCTCCAGCCATTCTTGTATATGCAAATTATTTGCAGGGTTTTGCCGGAGTAACTGGCGCTCTCGCCGTATGTTTCTTCGCATTGTGCGGTGCCCTGCGCCTGGCTAGGTTCAATATTGTTCACGTTCCTGGTCCTTTCCAGGGGCTGCCTATTCCTGCCGGAGGACTCTTTCTTGCGTCCTTCGTAATTGGAGGTATATCTGTTCCCGCTGCTCTCGCGGCATTCTTCTCTGTTGGCACGGGCGCCCTTATGATTTCTAGTGTCCCCTATGGGAACTTAAAGGGACTTCGCAAAGGAAACACGAATAAGAAGAAATTCTTATTCCTCTGTATGGTTACTGTGGGGCTGATTATCGTATTGCATGGAACAGCGCCTCTTGCAGCCATCTCTATTTATGTCATCAGCGGTTTGCTCCGTTTTGATTGGGGGAAATGGCTTTCCTTAGAGGAAGACGAAGATACCCTTAATGAGGGTGTTTAAAAAAAATACCAAATAATACTAATAGGTACTCAGGGGAGCTGCTTTAGCTGAGAGGGAAGCCGGCGCGCTTTCGACCCTTATCACCAGATCCGGATAATGCTGGCGCTGGGAGTTTTTGTATAGGAGAAGTTCGCCGAAACAAGGGGGACTTCTCCTATTATTTTTGAGGAGGTGCACATTGTGGCACTATATCGAGGAAACGCATTGACTATTGCCGGGAGTGATTCTGGCGGAGGTGCAGGTATACAGGCAGATCTTAAGACTTTTGCCGCCCTCCACATTTTTGGAATGTCCGTTATTACAGCTGTAACAGCGCAGAATAGTTTGACAGTTAAAGATATTCACGATATTCCTCCGAAGAGCATCACAGCCCAACTTGAT
This region of Aminobacterium colombiense DSM 12261 genomic DNA includes:
- a CDS encoding alpha,alpha-trehalose-phosphate synthase (UDP-forming), with protein sequence MADKERMIVVSNRLPIILKKRKQKWSVEPGAGGLVTALSPVLKDRGGMWIGWPGTRGRINLSGLRKILGPISEETGFRIVPILLENGEIDNYYYGFSNSIIWPLFHDLEALCRFQPQYWEAYVRVSDKFAAVIAKHSTEKDIIWVNDYQLILLAGSLERLGVKRHCVFFLHIPFPSPDLFIKLPWRKQIIDELLRFSFLCFQTHRDRRNFIDCARSFYPACRVVGRGAIVELEIKGHTIQIGSLPISIDYKRFRSMASAKEAALRSREIRKDITADFLVLGIDRLDYTKGIPEKLRAFARALEKYPHLQGKISLFQLIIPSREGVAEYGALRDEIQKLISEINGRFSTTAWVPILYRYGTVDQKELVAMYRAADAGFVSSLKDGMNLVCKEYCACQTDYKGVLILSEFAGAAYQLRSGAILINPYDVEATADALYYSIFMKEEEKKNRMRRMCKSIRERDVYWWVNNFLRAAAGKELKDFPEAELPEFWPGLRKKVFVFKDKKGGENDGVKRE
- a CDS encoding nitroreductase family protein translates to MALKENEAIRAILGRRSIRRFEEKAVEKEKIELLVECGSAAPSAANSRPCHFIVVTDRDLLNRLGEDHPYGKMLFEAPLGIVVCGNPEKSDFARRYWEEDCSAAMQNILIAAHAIGLDGVWLGVRHAEGCEEAVRKIISIPEHIAVLGIAAIGYGKEKKEPHKGIDEGTLHLNRW
- a CDS encoding nitroreductase family protein is translated as MDKREHPVIKAILGRRSIRKFTTAPVEKEIIDILLECAFAAPSAHNQRPCHFIVIQERNILNRLAAAHDSGKMLAQAPLAIAVCADTSFYPKEDLAWMEDAAAALENILLGARAFGIEGVWLKVMGRHPREERVCPILEVPDHIKVTGIAALGYPAEEKAPHKGINDKALHKERW
- the gyrA gene encoding DNA gyrase subunit A, whose amino-acid sequence is MEEKKGEPLFGKVVPLPLVEEIKHSYLDYAMSVIVGRALPDARDGLKPVQRRILYAMMELGLRHNTAYKKSARVVGETMGKYHPHGDSAIYDTMVRMAQDFSMRYPLVDGQGNFGSIDGDPAAAMRYTEARLYEIGELMLADIDQDTVDWGPNFDESLQEPLCLPAMLPNLLINGSSGIAVGMATNIPPHNLVEVVDALCYLIDTEPEQVDIGEILFRMPGPDFPTGGLILGRDGIIDAYRTGRGKITMRGRTHIEEGKRGKTFIVITEIPYMVNKTNLIETIAKNVQDKTIDGVMDLRDESDREGLRIVIEVNRDTDPNLVLRQLYRRTQLQSTFGVINLALIDGYPKELSIEEMLNIFLNHRRSVVRRRTQFRLEKAEARAHIVEGLVKALDIIDEVIALIRGSATTEEAKEGLISKLDFSEAQAQAILEMRLQRLTGLEREKLEAELAQLLSDIERYQTILGNPKVLDSVIKEELLEVKRRFGNERKTEIIDAVEDVSIEDLIPESDIVVVLSRDGYLRRKDLQEYTLQGRGGKGRKGTALQEEDEVALVAVTSTHRDIYLFTSKGRVLALKGYVIPESKTGRGKLINRFVALEEGERVVTMHGRAVDGAKYAFFITLRGTAKRLDLSELENLTRAGRRVMGLDEGDEISQIVLTSGDDHLLIVTAQGQALRTHESEFRPMGRTARGVRGIRLRKNDYVIGCDVVANGRWPLLLSENGFGKRTKYDEFSLRHRGGSGVIVMNLSDRTGLIVGCWSVAEGDEIVAITSRGRMIRLAVSESPVLGRTAMGSIMMRLDEGDTVATASVVSTEDGEDD
- a CDS encoding phosphatidylserine decarboxylase family protein, which produces MIARDGWPLIIFVAFLTGGSMFISPWMAAIMSVFLAIVVWFFRDPERELPVDPEVWVSPADGKVVEIEKASCSYVGEAIKVGIFMSPFDVHVNRVPYDGIVDYLEYVPGKKWMAFAPKASEENERMLVGLETAHGRILLVQIAGFLARRIVCRLKKGDRLCRGQRFGMIKLGSKVDVYLPLSVKCSVTIDQKVKAGKSVLGVTASHEKKNR
- the pssA gene encoding CDP-diacylglycerol--serine O-phosphatidyltransferase; its protein translation is MRKKIGKRHLSFREIAPNMVTSGNLLCGMLSLILTFHGRFLPAAWLIFFAVFFDFMDGKVARSLGGGTQFGLEYDSLADVVSFGVAPAILVYANYLQGFAGVTGALAVCFFALCGALRLARFNIVHVPGPFQGLPIPAGGLFLASFVIGGISVPAALAAFFSVGTGALMISSVPYGNLKGLRKGNTNKKKFLFLCMVTVGLIIVLHGTAPLAAISIYVISGLLRFDWGKWLSLEEDEDTLNEGV